A window of Mus pahari chromosome 7, PAHARI_EIJ_v1.1, whole genome shotgun sequence contains these coding sequences:
- the LOC110324915 gene encoding putative L-type amino acid transporter 1-like protein MLAS isoform X2: MERSEEKDGSDKPAGKEQGSGAAGLMLKREIGLWSAVSMTAGCMIGSGIFMSPQGVLVYIGSPGASLIVWATCGLLAMLGALCYAELGSLVPESGGDYAYILRTFGSLPAFLVIYIYVLVGRPAAITAVSLSFAEYVLAPFYPGCSSLPQVVVKIVASSCILLLLLINFWSSRMSTVLMNVCTTAKVFSLLVIVVGGAVVLAQGHASTESLLFAFHNTTQQAGRIGMAFYQGLWSFDGWSNINTVIEELKNPKGNTEACKRGIILNSYCQHSY, translated from the exons ATGGAGCGAAGTGAGGAGAAAGATGGCAGCGACAAGCCCGCGGGGAAAGAGCAGGGCAGTGGGGCGGCGGGGCTGATGCTGAAGAGGGAGATTGGTCTGTGGAGCGCAGTGTCCATGACCGCTGGCTGTATGATTGGTTCTGGCATCTTCATGTCACCACAGGGGGTCTTGGTTTACATAGGCAGTCCTGGAGCCAGTCTTATTGTCTGGGCAACCTGTGGACTCCTGGCCATGTTGGGTGCCCTGTGCTATGCTGAACTGGGCAGCCTGGTTCCTGAATCTGGGGGAGATTATGCCTACATTTTGCGAACCTTTggctctctgcctgcctttctggtCATCTACATCTATGTTCTGGTAGGCAGACCAGCCGCCATCACTGCGGTTTCGCTGAGTTTCGCCGAGTATGTACTGGCTCCCTTTTACCCCGGCTGCTCCTCCCTACCTCAGGTCGTAGTCAAGATTGTGGCTTCCTCTTGcatcctgctgctgcttctgatcAACTTCTGGAGCTCGCGGATGTCCACTGTGCTAATGAACGTGTGCACGACTGCCAAAGTGTTCTCGCTGCTAGTCATTGTAGTGGGTGGGGCTGTGGTGCTGGCGCAGGGCCATGCTTCCACAGAGTCCCTACTGTTTGCCTTCCACAACACAACACAGCAGGCAGGGCGCATTGGCATGGCTTTCTACCAGGGGCTGTGGTCCTTTGATGGCTGGAGTAATATCAACACAGTGATAGAGGAGCTCAAGAACCCAAAG gGGAATACTGAAGCCTGCAAGAGGGGAATTATTTTGAATTCATACTGTCAGCACTCTTATTGA
- the LOC110324915 gene encoding b(0,+)-type amino acid transporter 1-like isoform X1: MERSEEKDGSDKPAGKEQGSGAAGLMLKREIGLWSAVSMTAGCMIGSGIFMSPQGVLVYIGSPGASLIVWATCGLLAMLGALCYAELGSLVPESGGDYAYILRTFGSLPAFLVIYIYVLVGRPAAITAVSLSFAEYVLAPFYPGCSSLPQVVVKIVASSCILLLLLINFWSSRMSTVLMNVCTTAKVFSLLVIVVGGAVVLAQGHASTESLLFAFHNTTQQAGRIGMAFYQGLWSFDGWSNINTVIEELKNPKQNLLWAVMIAVPLVTILYVLVNISYLLVMSPSEILSSDAMAVSWGDRVLGSWTWLVPLAVALSTFGTVNGGFFSGSRVCYAAAREGHMPQLMSMIHVNRLTPVPAQIFTTVVALLLVIPGNFSTFVNLLSFLSWLTYGTTFACLLYLRIKKNLPHTYKVPTFIPAVMLLVSLYLVLAPIIDHPQMEFLYIFLFVLSGFPVYFLLFHFQCQFKCIQTVTMHLQLLLEVAPTTKDH, translated from the exons ATGGAGCGAAGTGAGGAGAAAGATGGCAGCGACAAGCCCGCGGGGAAAGAGCAGGGCAGTGGGGCGGCGGGGCTGATGCTGAAGAGGGAGATTGGTCTGTGGAGCGCAGTGTCCATGACCGCTGGCTGTATGATTGGTTCTGGCATCTTCATGTCACCACAGGGGGTCTTGGTTTACATAGGCAGTCCTGGAGCCAGTCTTATTGTCTGGGCAACCTGTGGACTCCTGGCCATGTTGGGTGCCCTGTGCTATGCTGAACTGGGCAGCCTGGTTCCTGAATCTGGGGGAGATTATGCCTACATTTTGCGAACCTTTggctctctgcctgcctttctggtCATCTACATCTATGTTCTGGTAGGCAGACCAGCCGCCATCACTGCGGTTTCGCTGAGTTTCGCCGAGTATGTACTGGCTCCCTTTTACCCCGGCTGCTCCTCCCTACCTCAGGTCGTAGTCAAGATTGTGGCTTCCTCTTGcatcctgctgctgcttctgatcAACTTCTGGAGCTCGCGGATGTCCACTGTGCTAATGAACGTGTGCACGACTGCCAAAGTGTTCTCGCTGCTAGTCATTGTAGTGGGTGGGGCTGTGGTGCTGGCGCAGGGCCATGCTTCCACAGAGTCCCTACTGTTTGCCTTCCACAACACAACACAGCAGGCAGGGCGCATTGGCATGGCTTTCTACCAGGGGCTGTGGTCCTTTGATGGCTGGAGTAATATCAACACAGTGATAGAGGAGCTCAAGAACCCAAAG CAGAACCTGCTGTGGGCAGTGATGATTGCCGTCCCCCTGGTCACCATCCTGTATGTCCTGGTCAATATCAGTTACCTGCTGGTTATGTCACCCTCAGAGATCCTCTCCTCTGATGCTATGGCTGTGAGCTGGGG GGACCGAGTTCTGGGGTCCTGGACCTGGCTGGTGCCCTTGGCTGTCGCACTTTCAACATTTGGCACTGTCAACGGGGGGTTCTTCAGCGGCAGCCGCGTGTGCTATGCAGCTGCGAGAGAAGGTCACATG CCACAGCTTATGTCCATGATTCATGTGAATCGACTTACACCAGTGCCAGCCCAGATCTTCACCACGGTTGTGGCTTTACTGCTGGTCATCCCAGGAAACTTCAGCACCTTTGTGAACCTCTTGAG CTTCCTGTCCTGGCTCACCTATGGAACCACCTTTGCCTGTCTCCTGTATTTGCGAATAAAGAAGAATCTTCCCCACACGTACAAG GTCCCCACTTTCATCCCTGCTGTCATGCTCCTGGTGTCTCTCTACCTGGTACTGGCACCCATCATTGACCACCCGCAGATGGAATTTCTATACATCTTCCTGTTCGTGCTCAGTGGCTTCCCAGTGTACTTCCTGCTTTTCCACTTCCAGTGTCAGTTCAAGTGTATACAAACGGTCACTATGCATCTCCAGCTGCTCCTGGAAGTTGCTCCAACCACTAAAGATCATTAA